One window from the genome of Anaerolineales bacterium encodes:
- a CDS encoding GNAT family N-acetyltransferase, whose translation MEKACFGRDAWPWIDCLAALTFPEIVRLKAVSEDRPIGFVIGDRRRRESLGWIASIGVHPDFRRQGIGRSLLIACEQQLGMPRMRLTLRNSNEAAKSLYRRCGYVEVDVWSRYYADGEDGIVMEKNTSAQKSPEGN comes from the coding sequence TTGGAGAAAGCCTGTTTTGGCCGCGATGCCTGGCCCTGGATCGATTGTCTGGCGGCGCTTACGTTTCCGGAGATCGTTCGCCTCAAGGCGGTGTCCGAAGATCGTCCGATCGGTTTCGTGATCGGAGACAGGCGGCGGAGAGAAAGTCTGGGTTGGATCGCCTCGATCGGGGTCCATCCCGACTTTCGGCGCCAGGGCATCGGGCGCAGTTTGTTAATCGCCTGCGAGCAGCAACTCGGCATGCCGCGCATGCGTTTGACTCTGCGCAACTCCAACGAGGCGGCGAAGAGCCTGTATCGACGCTGCGGATACGTCGAAGTCGATGTCTGGTCGCGCTATTATGCCGACGGTGAGGACGGTATCGTAATGGAGAAGAACACCAGCGCGCAAAAAAGCCCGGAGGGAAATTAG